Proteins encoded in a region of the Podarcis muralis chromosome 6, rPodMur119.hap1.1, whole genome shotgun sequence genome:
- the NPFFR1 gene encoding neuropeptide FF receptor 1 produces the protein MEDEEGDTSCPTNSSPSFTRNESHSQIYRGNYTFSSYYQHSSPVAAMFIVAYVCIFFVCMVGNMLVCFIVLKNRQMRTVTNIFILNLAISDVLVGIFCMPTTLVDNLITGWPFDITMCKMSGLVQGMSVSSSVFTLVAIAVERFRCIVYPFRQKLTLRKALVTIIIIWVLALIIMCPSAVTLTVTRDEYHFMLDAYNNSYPLYTCWEAWPDKEMRKIYTTVLFSHIYLAPLTSIVIMYARIAFKLFKSSASIRGSQSEENEGRRVSKRKIRVINMLIIVALFFTLSWLPLWTLLLLTDYGNLTENQLNLVTVYFFPFAHWLAFFNSSINPIIYGYFNENFRRGFQEAFQVQLCSMETEHKNTYSDRTNSGLLFGARNRIFVEVQGSDSAQPSESGQSSLLRTGLYPARNGRVAHHGLMVEDFDSKSCSPKTVSIPAWDI, from the exons ATGGAAGATGAGGAAG GTGACACATCCTGCCCTACCAACAGCAGCCCATCCTTCACCAGGAATGAAAGCCACAGCCAGATCTATAGGGGGAACTATACCTTCTCCTCCTACTATCAGCACTCCTCTCCAGTGGCCGCCATGTTTATTGTTGCCTACGTCTGTATCTTCTTCGTGTGCATGGTCGGCAACATGCTGGTGTGCTTCATAGTGCTGAAGAACCGGCAGATGAGAACAGTCACCAACATATTCATCCTCAACCTGGCTATCAGTGATGTCTTGgtggggatcttctgcatgccaacCACCCTGGTGGACAACCTGATTACAG GCTGGCCATTTGACATCACCATGTGTAAAATGAGTGGCTTGGTGCAAGGGATGTCTGTCTCCTCTTCCGTGTTCACCCTGGTGGCCATTGCAGTGGAAAG GTTCCGCTGTATAGTGTACCCATTCAGGCAGAAGCTAACTCTAAGGAAAGCTCTGGTCACCATCATTATAATTTGGGTCTTAGCCTTAATCATCATGTGCCCCTCTGCAGTCACCTTGACCGTCACCCGGGATGAGTACCACTTCATGTTAGATGCCTACAACAATTCCTACCCACTCTACACCTGCTGGGAGGCATGGCCGGACAAGGAGATGCGCAAGATCTACACAACCGTTCTTTTCTCTCACATTTACCTGGCCCCTCTCACCTCAATTGTGATTATGTACGCTCGGATTGCCTTCAAACTCTTCAAGTCATCCGCAAGCATTAGAGGCTCCCAGTCGGAGGAGAACGAGGGAAGGAGAGTGTCCAAGAGGAAAATCAGAGTTATCAACATGTTGATCATTGTGGCGTTGTTCTTCACCCTCTCTTGGCTGCCCCTCTGGACTTTATTGCTGCTGACAGACTACGGGAACCTCACCGAGAATCAACTCAACCTCGTCAcggtttattttttcccctttgcccATTGGCTGGCTTTCTTTAACAGTAGCATCAACCCAATCATCTACGGGTACTTCAACGAGAACTTCCGGAGAGGATTCCAGGAGGCCTTCCAAGTCCAGCTCTGCTCCATGGAAACAGAGCACAAAAACACCTATTCTGACAGGACCAACAGTGGGTTGCTTTTTGGGGCACGCAATCGGATTTTTGTCGAAGTTCAAGGCAGTGACTCAGCACAGCCCTCTGAGTCTGGTCAGAGTAGCCTTTTGAGAACAGGGCTGTATCCTGCAAGGAACGGAAGGGTAGCTCACCATGGTCTGATGGTGGAGGACTTTGACAGCAAAAGTTGCTCCCCCAAAACTGTCAGTATCCCAGCTTGGGATATCTAA